The Paraburkholderia sp. SOS3 genome includes a region encoding these proteins:
- a CDS encoding tetratricopeptide repeat protein, with translation MNLSFVKLFLKRPAEAGREPYGEANPVPRGGFARRLMAAAALAAWTLAALPAHAQDPSPDTDDNSVSVQDAFGPDADEQKNLPDVPLSSQIVFQVLAAEVALQRNQPAPAYQTYLALARDTHDPRMAQRATEIALAAQSPTDALAAAQLWQQYAPGSERAAQLDASLLVLSGKPDEASPLLANELAKIKPENRGAGILSLQLLISRGPNRVGGLHVLQDLLKNDMNRPEAQLAIARQQLLADDAPGARKSLEQALALKPDYLPAALTLAQMGPEERAEGIASLEKYVQQNPKSHDARLALAQMYLASDRLDDAQKQFEFMHKNDANDLTPLMALALIKIQQKNYPEAKTYLTQYVQQADKTQGADSGQAYIYLAQIALEQKDEAGAATYLDKIPQTSQQYIPAQITRAQLLEKQGKPDEARKLLANIHALDPRDQALIARTDAAILFDAKRYQEAEARLQQATADFPDDPDLTYDYAMAAEKTGHYDVMEAQLRKLMRTQPDNAQAYNALGYSLADRNQRLQEADKLVEKASALAPNDAFIMDSVGWVKYRLGDNSDAIKILRKAYDLQPNAEIGAHLGEVLWKNGDQEQAKAAWREARKLEPDNDTLLKTLKRFQVNDL, from the coding sequence ATGAACCTGTCCTTCGTAAAGCTCTTTCTGAAGCGTCCGGCCGAGGCCGGCCGCGAGCCCTACGGCGAGGCGAACCCGGTGCCGCGCGGCGGCTTCGCGCGCCGGCTGATGGCCGCTGCGGCGCTGGCCGCATGGACGCTCGCCGCGTTGCCCGCACATGCGCAGGACCCGTCACCCGATACAGATGACAATTCGGTTTCGGTGCAGGATGCGTTCGGACCGGATGCCGACGAGCAAAAAAATCTTCCGGACGTACCGCTCTCGAGCCAGATCGTATTCCAGGTGCTCGCGGCGGAAGTCGCGTTGCAGCGGAATCAGCCGGCCCCCGCTTATCAGACCTACCTCGCGCTCGCGCGCGACACGCACGACCCGCGCATGGCGCAGCGCGCGACCGAGATTGCCCTCGCGGCGCAGAGCCCGACCGATGCGCTCGCGGCCGCGCAGTTGTGGCAACAGTACGCGCCGGGCTCCGAGCGCGCGGCCCAGCTCGACGCTTCGCTGCTCGTGCTGTCGGGCAAGCCCGATGAAGCCTCACCGCTACTCGCGAACGAACTCGCGAAGATCAAGCCGGAGAATCGCGGCGCCGGCATTCTCTCGCTGCAGTTGCTGATTTCGCGCGGTCCGAACCGCGTCGGCGGCCTGCATGTGCTGCAGGATCTGCTGAAGAACGACATGAATCGGCCCGAAGCGCAACTGGCTATTGCACGCCAGCAGCTGCTCGCCGACGATGCGCCGGGCGCGCGCAAATCGCTCGAACAGGCGCTCGCGCTGAAGCCCGACTATCTGCCCGCCGCGCTGACGCTTGCGCAGATGGGTCCCGAGGAGCGTGCCGAAGGCATTGCGTCGCTCGAAAAATACGTGCAGCAGAATCCGAAGTCGCACGATGCGCGTCTCGCGCTCGCGCAGATGTACCTCGCGAGCGACCGCCTCGACGATGCGCAAAAGCAGTTCGAGTTCATGCACAAGAACGACGCGAACGATCTCACGCCGCTGATGGCGCTCGCGCTGATCAAGATCCAGCAAAAGAACTACCCCGAGGCGAAAACCTACCTGACGCAGTATGTGCAGCAGGCCGACAAGACCCAGGGTGCGGATTCGGGGCAGGCCTACATCTACCTCGCGCAGATCGCTCTCGAACAGAAGGACGAGGCGGGCGCAGCTACTTATCTCGACAAGATTCCGCAGACGAGCCAGCAATACATCCCCGCGCAGATCACGCGTGCGCAACTGCTCGAGAAGCAGGGCAAGCCCGATGAAGCGCGCAAGCTGCTCGCGAATATCCATGCGTTGGACCCGCGCGATCAGGCGTTGATCGCACGCACGGACGCGGCGATCCTGTTCGACGCAAAGCGCTATCAGGAAGCCGAAGCGCGGCTGCAGCAGGCAACGGCCGATTTCCCCGACGACCCCGATCTCACGTACGACTACGCAATGGCCGCCGAAAAGACCGGCCACTACGACGTAATGGAAGCGCAGTTGCGCAAGCTCATGCGCACGCAGCCCGACAATGCGCAGGCGTACAACGCGCTCGGCTATTCGCTCGCGGATCGCAACCAGCGTCTGCAGGAAGCGGACAAGCTCGTCGAGAAAGCCTCGGCGCTCGCGCCGAACGACGCGTTCATCATGGATAGCGTCGGCTGGGTCAAGTATCGCCTCGGCGACAACTCGGATGCGATCAAGATTCTGCGCAAGGCTTACGATCTGCAGCCGAACGCGGAAATCGGCGCGCACCTCGGCGAAGTGCTGTGGAAGAACGGCGATCAGGAACAGGCCAAGGCCGCATGGCGCGAAGCGCGCAAGCTAGAGCCCGATAACGACACCCTTCTCAAGACGCTCAAACGCTTTCAGGTGAACGACCTCTAA
- the mutM gene encoding bifunctional DNA-formamidopyrimidine glycosylase/DNA-(apurinic or apyrimidinic site) lyase: protein MPELPEVEVTRRGIEPYVAGRRVERVEVRTAALRWPIPADLPRMLRGRLVKHVERRGKYLLFEIDEGWFIVHLGMTGTLRVLRNVPHPPAAAKHDHVDWVFDDFILRFRDPRRFGAVLWHPRSDGDVLEHPLLAGLGIEPFAPAFTGALMHRKTRGRTVSVKQALLAGEIVVGVGNIYASESLFRAGIRPTTPAGRVSLVRYELLADAVRVTLAAAIEKGGSTLRDFVGSDGESGYFQLDYFVYDRAGLPCRVCETPIRQIVQGQRSTYYCPTCQR from the coding sequence ATGCCAGAGCTTCCAGAAGTCGAAGTCACCCGCCGTGGGATCGAGCCTTATGTGGCCGGGCGCCGCGTCGAACGGGTGGAGGTGCGCACAGCAGCGCTGCGCTGGCCGATTCCGGCTGATCTGCCGCGCATGCTGCGCGGCCGGCTCGTGAAGCATGTCGAGCGACGCGGCAAGTATCTGCTGTTCGAGATCGACGAGGGCTGGTTCATCGTTCACCTCGGCATGACGGGCACGCTGCGCGTGTTGCGCAACGTGCCGCATCCGCCGGCGGCTGCGAAGCACGACCATGTCGACTGGGTGTTCGACGACTTCATCTTGCGCTTTCGCGACCCGCGCCGTTTCGGCGCCGTGCTCTGGCATCCGCGGTCGGACGGCGACGTGCTCGAACACCCGCTGCTCGCCGGCCTCGGCATCGAGCCGTTTGCGCCGGCCTTCACGGGCGCGCTCATGCATCGTAAGACGCGTGGAAGGACCGTATCGGTGAAGCAGGCGCTGCTCGCCGGCGAGATCGTGGTCGGCGTGGGCAACATTTACGCTTCCGAAAGCTTGTTTCGAGCAGGCATCCGGCCGACCACGCCCGCGGGCCGCGTGTCGCTCGTGCGTTACGAACTGCTTGCAGATGCGGTGCGCGTGACGCTTGCCGCCGCGATCGAAAAAGGCGGCAGCACGTTGCGCGACTTCGTCGGCAGCGACGGTGAGAGCGGCTACTTCCAACTCGATTATTTCGTCTATGATCGCGCGGGGCTGCCGTGCCGGGTATGTGAAACGCCGATCAGACAGATCGTGCAGGGGCAGCGTTCCACTTACTATTGTCCGACCTGTCAGCGCTGA